The sequence CGGCGGCACCAGCCAGCCGATCGTCGCCAACGGCTCCGTGCCCGAACCCGGATCGATCGGCCTGATCTCGCTGCTCGTCGCCCTGCTCGCCCTCCAGCGCCGCCGCCCATGAACGCTTCCGTCTCGCTGCCGCCCGCGATGATCACCGGCAGCCCATCCAGCCGACCGCTCGGCGGGGCCGCCCGCGCCTGGTTCGCCGCCTGGTTGATTACCGCCGCCCTGCTGCCGGTGATCGTCTGGTTCATCCGCCGCCTGGACGACGGCAGCGATGAACCGCTCGGACTCATTGCGCTCGCACTGGCCTTCGTTCTCGCGTGGCGGGACCGCCGCTCGCTCCGCGCCACCCCGGCCTCCCGCACCGCCGGGGCGCTGCTGGTGCTGGCAGGCGCGCTCGCCACGCCGTGGCTGCCGCCGCTGCTCCGCGCCGCCACCGCGGTCACCGGCATCGCCTTTTTCTACGGCATCCATCGTAATATCGGCATCGCCGCCCTGCTGGCGCTCTCGCTGCCGGTGATCGCCTCGCTCCAGTTCTGGGCCGGATATCCGATGCGGGTCGCCTCCGCCTCCGGGGTGGTGGAAATCCTCCACCTCTGCGGCGTCACCGCGGAGCGCGCCGGCACCGGCATCATGATCGACGCCCGCACGATCAATGTCGATCCCGCGTGCAGCGGCATCCGCATGCTGTGGCACATCGTGTTCGCGGGCGCGGCCCTCGCCGCACTTCACCGCCTGCCTACGCGCCGCGCGCTGGCCCTCGTCATCGGGGCCGCCGTGCTCGCCATTCCCGCGAACACCCTGCGCGCGCTCCTCCTCGTCATCGAATCCACCGGCAGGCTGCCGCACCTCGGGGCGTTCCACCAAGGCACCGGCCTCGCCTGCACCGCCGCCGTGCTCGGCCTGCTGTGGTGGTTCGCCGCCCGCGGCCGAAGCGCGGCTCCTTCAACCGCACCCTCCGCCCCGATCCACTCCCGCCATCTGGCGGTGCTGGTCCTCGCCGCCATCGCGGGCCCGTGGCTGGCCGTCTCGTCCCACCGCGACATCGTCCCCGCGCCCTTGTCCGAAGCCCCCGCCACCTTCTCCTTCGAAGGCCTCACGCTGCCGCTTCAACCGCTCCCGGCCACGCCCACCGAACAAGCCTTCGCCAGCGGCTTCCCGGGAACCCTCGGCAGTTTCACGTGGAGCGACCGCCAGGTCATCCTCCGCCGCGTCACCACCGCCACCCGCCAGCTCCATCCATCCCGCGATTGCCTCCGCGCCGCCGGTTACTTCACCACCGACTCCATCGTCGAAACCCACGCCGACGGCGGAAAGTGGTCGCGCTTCAGCGCCATCCGCAGCGGCCGCGAACTGATCGTCCGCGAGCGCATTCTCAGCGAAACCGACGGCCAAACCTGGACCGATGTCTCGCCCTGGTTCTGGTCCGCCCTCTTCCATCCGCTCAATGGCCCCTGGCGCGCCGAAACCGTGATCGAGGAGCGATGAAAGAGCCCCGTCCGTTTCTCGCGTTCCTCGGAACCATCATCGGCCTCGCAACCGGCGCGGGTTCACTCTGTCTCCTCGCCGCGTGGGACTTCCGCAGCAGCGTCCGCCAATACTGGAGGTCAGGCGACATCGAGCATCTTCTGGCCCGGGCGATGCAATATGGCATCGCCTTCAGCGGTTTCATGACGATTCCGTATCTGGTTTGCTCACTCCTCTTTTTCTCTCGTCTCCGCACGTCCCGAACCCGGTGGTGGATCACGATATTCCTCGGCATCGCACCCACCGTCCTCGTCCTCTCCCCCAAGCTGATCTCCGCTTGGTATTTCATCACGTGGCACATTGCCGCCGCCTGTCTGCTGGGAGGCATCGCCCAGGTCGCGGCGTTGCACATGCTGCTCTCCTGGCACGGATCGAGAACGTCACCTTCACCCCTTCTTCACCCAAACTCCACCCACCGCGAATAAAGCCTTCATCCGCCCCCGCTTCATTGAAGCCGTGACCCTGCGCGCGTTCCTGCAACCCGACACCGCCTGGCTGGATGACCCTGCCTCCCGCCGCATTTGGCAAACGGCGCTCGTCACCTTCCTCGGGCTCGCCGCCTACGGGTTCAGCGTCGGCTGGTGGCGATCGCCGGTGATGGCCGGCTATGTCGCGCTGAAGATGCCGCTGCTCATCGCCCTCACGCTCGGCTGCAATGTCCTTCTCAATGGCTTGCTTGCCCTACTGCTCGGCACCGGGCTGGGCGTCCGCCAATCGTTTCTGGCCCTGCTCATGGCCACCGCCGTGTCCGCGCTCATCCTCGGCTCGCTGGCACCGGTGACGCTCTTCCTCGCGTGGAACGCACCGCCGCCGGACTCCCCCGGCGCGGGCGCGGCCCACTCCGCCTACCTCGTCACCCACACCTTCCTCATCGGCTTCGCCGGAGTCGCCGCGAACGCCCACCTCTACCGCCTCCTCCTCGGCCGCGCGCCGAACCGCTCCGCCGCCAATGCCACCCTGCTCGCCTGGCTCGCGGGCAATGGCTTCCTCGGCGCGCAATTCTCCTGGGTGCTCCGCCCGTTCTTCGGCTCGCCCGGTCTGGAGGTCGCCCTCCTCCGCCCGGACCCGCTGAAGGGCAATTTCTACGAATCCGTCTGGCACTCGCTGGTCCACATCACCGGCAGCGACTCCGCCGCCGCCTGCGCCCTCGTCCTGATCGCCCTGCTTCTCTCCATCCCGATCCTCGCCGCCCTCCGCTCCCAACCCACCACCTGAACCACCACCATGGAAACGCCCACCACCCCGCCGCCGCTCGATGCGCCGCTCCCGGAGAAACTCGACTTCCGCACGCTCTTCGAAGCCCTGCTGCGCCGCCCCTACGAACTCGTCCACCGCCTCGCCCAACGCGGACACGGTGCCACCGGCCGCTTCGCCGCCATCATGACCGGCTCCTTCCTCCTCTTCGGCGTGGTCATCGGCTGCTTCTACAAGCATGAGCAACTCTGGGCCGCCCCGCTGAAAATCACCGCCGGCCTCGCCATCGCCGCCCTGATCTGTTTCCCCAGCCTCTACATCTTCTCCACCCTGGCCGGTGGCCGGCTTTCGATCCAGCAGCTCGCGGCCGGCTTCGCCGGAGCTCTCGCCCTCGCGGGCCTGCTGCTTCTTGGCTTCGCCCCCGCCGTCTGGATCTTCTCCGAATCCACCGACTCCTACGGCTTCGTCGGCGCGCTCGGCATCGGCGCCTGGCTCGTCGCCCTGCTCTTCGGCCTGCGCTTCCTGAAGACCGCCGTCTTCGCCGCCGGTGCCAACCGCTCGGGCCCGCTGATCCTCTGGGGCGGCGTCTTCGCGCTGGTCACCCTGCAAATGACCACCTCGCTCCGTCCCATCCTAGGCCACTCGGACAAGCTCCTCACCCAGGAGAAGAAGTTCTTCCTCGCCCACTGGGGTGATTGGATCGGCGAAAGCCAGAAAACCACGACCCAAACCACGCCCGTTCTGCGAAGCGCGGAGGCAACTCCGAACCAAAATCCCACTCCCGACCCGGAAGCCCACCGCAACCCACATGTCGATAATTGATCAACCCTAACTCACATGAAAGCCCCTACCCCGCATCCCGGCTTCGGATTCCCGGAGCCGCCCCGGAAAACTTCCAGACCCTCCTCTGAAACTCCGCCACACTCACCCTCGCATGCTTACAGATCCTTGATTTCAAAGCCTCCGCCATCGCGGGCAGGCCGCCACGCCCCGTCATCCCGCGATTACCGGAAATGGCGCGACGAGCTCCTTGAATGAACCCTAGTCATTACAGACCGGATTCCTGATTCGCGAAATTGCTTCCCCCCGTGGCTAGGAGTGCTAGGGTGCCCATCACCAAACTCCAGAATATCCCAAGCAAACGCGAACCCACTTGATGAATACTGGCCTATTCCGATCCACCGATGGCAAAAGCCACGCCGTCACTTTCTGTCTGGTAAGCTCGCTGTTCCTCCTCTGGGGATTTTGCAACGGGATGATCGACGTGATGGACAAGCACTTCCAGGAAGAGCTTCACCTCACCCTTGCCCAGTCCGCCTGGGTTCAGTTCGCCCACTACCTCGGCTATTTCCTGATGGCCATCCCGGCGGGCTACCTCGCCAACAAACTCGGTTACAAGGGCGGCATCATCGCTGGCCTTCTCATGGTCGCCGTCGGCGGCTTCTGGTTCATCCCAGCCACCCAGATCGCGACCTTCTGGGCGTTCCTCGTCGGCGTCTGCTTCATCGCCTCCGGCCTGACATTCCTCGAAACCATCGCCAATCCCTACTCGACGGTACTGGGTCCGAAACAATTCGCCGCCACCCGCATCAACCTGGCTCAATCCTGCAACGGCGTCGGCTGGATCTTCGGGCCGATCGTCGGTAGCCGGTTCTTCTACGCCCAGAATGCCGCGGGTAAAAGCACCGGCGCTGAAACCCTCTGGATCCCCTACGTTGGCGTCGCCGTGGTGGTGATCATCCTCGCTGTCCTGTTCTTCTTCGCCAACGTGCCGGACATCAAGGCGGATGATGAGTTCCACATGGACGACAGCGCCGCCGATCCCGCCCCCGGCAAGCAGGAGGTGATCCCAAACCGCCCCGTGGCGATGGGCCTGCTGTGGCTGAACATCGTGGTGCTCGCCATTGCTGTCGGCATGATCTGCTCGGCGGTCGCCACCATCTGGGACCCCAGCAAGGAATTGCCCACCTTCATCGGCACCTCGGTCATTCTCGGCCTCATTGGTACGGCCATCCTGTTCACGAAATCCAAGGCAATCACCCACCACAGTGTGTGGAGCCACCCGCATTTCTCCTCCGCCACGCTCACGCAGTTCTTCTACGTGGCTGCCCAGTGCGGCGTTTTCGCCTACTTCATCAATTACATGACCAGCCAGATCCCGGCCATGCCGATCGAATGGAAGAATGGCATGGACAACTTCGCCTCCCACATGGGACCGCTCCAAGGCTGGTTCACCGGCTGGCTTGAGGTCCACCCGAACGGGAATCTGGGATTGAGCAACCTTGGTGCCGGCAACCTCGCCTCCCTCGGCTTCTTCTGCTTCCTTCTCGGTCGCGTCGTGGGTGCTTGGCTTCTGAAACAAAACCCCGCCCACAAGATCCTCGGCATCTTCGGCACGGCTTCCGCCATTTGCAGCCTCCTGATCTTCCTCAAGCTCGGCTGGCTCTCCGCCATCGCCTTGTTCCTGAGCTACTTCTTCATGTCGATCATGTTCCCCACGATCTTCTCGCTGGGAATCCATGGCCTCGGTTCACGCGCCAAGAAAGCCTCGTCCTTCATCGTCATGGCCATCATGGGCGGCGCGATCATGCCGAAGATGATGGGCCACATCGCCGACGTGAAGGGCATGTCCATCGCCTTCATCGTGCCGCTGGTCTGCTTCCTCGTCGTGGCAGGCTACGGCTTCTTCTGGAGCAAGCTCAGCGGCTCCGATGGCGTCGTCGGCCTCGAAAGCAAAGGCGGCCACTGACCTCCCCCTTCCACGTAAAACGGCGCGCCGGTCATCCGGCGCGCCGTTTTGCTTTAAATGGATCTGAAGTGGTCAGCCCGCGAAGGCATTCGCCTCCACACCCTTCACTCCGAGCCCGCGGACCACGAACAAGCGGCCGCCATGCTCCTCCTGGACCTTCGCATGCACCCCGGTGGTCACGTAAAGGTCCGCCAGCCCCGGGCCACCGAAAGCGCAGGAGGTCGTCTCCAGCGCCGGGATCTCGACGCGGCGGACTTCTTCGCCCGTCGCCGGATCGTAGCACGCCACACAGCCACCATGGCAGAAGGCCACCCACAGGCGGTCGTCCGAATCGATCGTCATGCCGTCCGGCGAGGCGTCGATCGCCTCGGTGGAGACCACGCTGCGCAGGTTCCGCAGGTGGCCGCCGTCGTAATCGAACGCCAGGATCTCGCGCCGTGGCGTGTCGATGTAATAGACCGTCTTCCCGTCCGCGGACCACACGATCCCGTTCGAGTTGGTCACCGGACCAAAGGCCTCGTGCAGCGTGAGATCCGGGTCCAGGCGGTAGAGCTTCGCGTCGCCCGTCTTCTTCACCAAGCTGATCGTGCCCGCGAAAAAGCGGCCGTCCGGCGAGCACTTGCCGTCGTTGAAGCGGTTGTCCGGCTTGTCCGGCTCCGGATCGGCGATCGGCGACAGCTCGCCGGTCTCCTCGTCCAGGAACAGCAGCCCGTGGTCGCCGGCGATCACCAGCCCGCCGCCATCCCGCGGCACCACCGTGCCCACCCGCTGGCCCACGTTCCAGGATCGCTCCTCGCCGCTGGCCGGATCGTAGCGGTGGACCTGATGGCCCTCGATGTCCACGTAGTAGAGCGCGTTTTTCCACCAGATCGCGCCCTCACCCCAGCGGGCGCGGACGGTCGAGACGGGTTCGATGTTCAACATGGCCCAAACGTTAGGCACCCGCGCCGCGGAGTCGAGAGCCGGATGACCCTCCGGGTGGGCATTTTCGCCATGCTAACGGCTGGGAAATCACGTTGTCATCGCCCCCGAATCCGCGTATAGGGCACGTCCAGCGACAAATCGCGAATCCCCTGTCCCGCCATGCCGCGTCCCTCCCTCTCGTCCTTCCTGAAGCTCGGCTGCCTCGCCGCCGCCCTCCTTTGCGGAAGCCTGCCCCCCCTCGCGAAGGGCGAAATGCAGGGCCCCTGGGAGGTGATCAAGATGAACGACCGCGACTACGTGACGGTCGACAGCATCAAGACCTTCTACAATTTCAACAAGATCACCCGCACCGGCGAGGCCATCCGCCTGGAGAACCCCAAGGTCATCATGGACCTCAAGGTCGGCTCCCAGGAGTGCGTGATGAACGGCGTGAAGTTCGTCTTCAGCTACCCGATCGAATCCTCCGGCGGGAAGGCCGTGGTCTCCCGCATGGACCTCGCCAAGCTGATCGACCCGGTCCTGCGCCCGAACTACATCAAGAACGGCGGCGATTTCCGCACCGTGGTCCTCGATCCCGGCCACGGCGGCAAGGACAACGGCGCCACCAATCCCCTCGGCACCGAGGCCGGCTACACCCTGATGGTCGCCAACAAGACCAAAGCCATGCTCGAGGCCAAGGGCTTCAAGGTCGTCATGACCCGCAGCAGCGATGTCTACCTCTCGCTCCAGGAGCGGGTGAACGTGGCCAATGCGGTGAAGGAAAACGCCATCTACGTCAGCATCCACTTCAACTCCGGCGGCCGCGCTGCCCGCGGCATCGAGACCTTCGCGCTCTCCCCGCAGGGCGTGGCCCACTACGGCAAGGGCCTCAAATCGAGCGATTTCGGCATGTTCAATGGCAACGAACATGACTCCGCCAACATCGCCCTCGCCACCGCCGCCCACGGCTCCGTGCTCCGTCGCCTCGGCGCGAACAGCTTCGACCGCGGCATCAAGCGCGCCCGCTGGAGCGTGCTCAGCGGCGTGCGCCACCCCGCCATCCTCGTCGAATGCGGCTTCGTCACCCATCCCTACGAGGCCCGCCTGATCGAAAACGACGACTACCGCACCGCGGTGGCCGCCGGGCTGACCGATGCGGTGGTGAAATACCGCTACGCCGTCAGCCAGAAACCGGCACCCTGAGGATCGCCTCCACCATCCGCAGCGCCTCGACGTTCGGCCGGACGTCGTGCACCCGGTGCAGCATCACGCCCATCTCGCGGGTGTGCGCCGTGATCGCCACCGTCGGCCAATCGCGCTCGTCGAGCCGGTCGCTGCCGAGGATGCGGCCGATGAACGATTTCCGCGAGATCCCCAGCAGCAGCGGGAATCCCTCCGGAGCCAACCGGTCGAGGTGCCGCAACAGCTCCAGATTGTGCTCGTGGCCCTTGCCGAACCCGATCCCCGGATCGAAGCACAGGGTCGCCGGATCCAGCCCCGCCGCCGTCAGCGTCGCCAGCCGCTCCGCGAAATAAGCCCGCAGCTCCGCCACCACGTCGTCGTAACGCGGCGCGAACTGCATCGTGCCGGGCGTGCCCTGCATGTGCATCACCACCACCCCGGCTCCGGACTCACGGCACACCCCGGCCATCGCCGGATCGCCGGTCAGGCCGGAAATGTCGTTCACAATGTCCGCGCCCGCCGCCAGCGCCTCCGTCGCCACGGACGCCTTCCAGGTATCGATCGAGATGAACCCGTCCCACTCCCGGCGCAGCGCCCGGATCACCGGCACCGTCCGCGCGATCTCCTCCGCGGCGGGCACCTCCGCCGATCCCGGCCGGCTGGACTCGCCGCCCACGTCGATGATTTCCGCCCCCTCCGCGATCAGTTTCCGGGCGTGTTCCAGCGCCTCCTCCACCGCCGCGTGCCGCCCGCCATCGGAAAACGAATCCGGCGTGACGTTGAGAATCCCCATCACCACCCCGCGTCGCGCGAGGTCCAGTTCACGCCCTTTGATCCTCCATTTCATGGGAAAAACTGCCGCTTGCGCTAACACGCGGCCCTCCCTAGCTTGCGCTCCATGATAGGTCTGACAATCCGGAATTCAGTCGTGGCTTTGCTTTTCGGAATGGCCGCCGTGTGCTCGGCGGTGGACAAGGATTTCAATGCCGTGGATGGACCGAACGTGCGCGTGATGCGCCACGAGGACGGCTCCCGGACCATGTTCGAGCGCAGCCCGGACAACCTCACCCTCACCACCAAGACCTTCACCGGCGGCGGCGTCCTCCAGCTCCTGACCATCTACCGGATGGACAAGAACACCAACCCACTGAGCTGCAAGATCTACGACGGCCAGCGCCAGGAGCTCTTCAAGGTCAACTACGGCTACCGCAAGAGCGACGGCCAGCTCGTGGCCGAGGCGATGTTCGACTCGCGCGCGAAACGGCTCAACCCGCAGACCGGCGAGGAGATGCCGGTGCGCTACATCACCTACACCTACGACTCGAACGGCAAGCGCAGCGCCCCCACCGCCATCACCACCCAGAAGGGCGCCCTCGCGGACGACCTCTACAAGGGCAAGAAGATCGATCCGTTTGTTCCCGAGGACAACCCGTTCAAGCAAGCCGCCCCCGCCAAGCCGGCCGGTCGCCGCTGAACCCCGCCTGACAGCCCCTTTTTCCAAATGCGGCGGGACAGGATCCCGCCGCATTTGTTTTTTCCCGCCATGAACCTCGCCGCCACCGCGCTCACGCTCTTTCTCGTCTTCGACCCCTTCGGCAACATGGTGATCTTCCACACCGTGCTCGCCAAGGTACCGCCGGAGCGCCGTCGCCGCGTGATGATCCGCGAGCTGCTGTTCGCCCTGCTGATCCTGATGGGCTTCCTGTTCGCGGGCTCCACCATCCTGTCCATCCTCGGCGTCCGCCCCGCCACCCTCAGCATCTCCGGCGGCATCCTCCTCTTCCTGATCGCGCTGGGCATGGTCTTCCCCGCGAAGTCGATGCTGCAGGACGCCACCAACGAGGAGCCGTTCATCGTCCCGCTCGCCGTGCCGCTCATCGCGGGCCCATCCTCCATCGCCCTGCTGCTCCTGCTTTCAAACAAATACCCCGGCGCGCTCGGCCAATCCGCCCTCGCCCTGGGCATTTCCTGGGGAGCCGCCGCCTTCATCCTGCTGATCTCTCCGTTGATCCTGAAACTGCTCGGCAACAAGGGCACCGCCGCCTTGGAGCGCCTCATGGGCCTGCTGCTGATCCTCATCGCAGTCCAAATGTTCCTCGACGGCCTCGCCGCCTACACCGCACGCTGAGCGCCACATGATTGCCAAACGGGTTATCTTCGAAGGCCGCGTCCAGGGCGTGGGCTTCCGCTACACCACCAAGGATCTCGCCCGTGGATTCGAGGTCGTAGGCTGGGTGAAGAACCTCCCGGACGGCACCGTGGAAATGCAGGCGATGGGCGAGAAGGAAGAGCTCGAGGATTTCCTCAAGGAGATCACCGAGGAATCCGCCGTGTCCCATCACATCCAAACCGTCCGTACCGAGGCCATCCCGCTCCTCGAAGGCGTCCGCGGCTTCAGCATCGAAAAGTAGCACAAGCATTCCTGCTTGTGAGTGGGAAGATTCCCGCACAGCCGTGCAGATCCAGTATGGCTTTGAGTCGCCAGTTGCTGGTGGTCCGTACAGAGAGGGAAAGAACCACCGATGACTCTTTCTCTTCACCCTAGCCCCTGAATCCTAGTCCCCAGCCCCTCAAGGGCCGACCGGATCGACATGGATGTTCGCGAATCTTCCCTGCACGCCTCAAAGATCCCGCGCGCTGAACGTATCCCCCTGCCGGATATCGCCCGTCTGATACCCCTTCATGAACCACTTCACCCGCTGGGCCGAAGATCCGTGGGTGAAGGAATCCGGCACCACCCGGCCCTGCGCCTGTTTTTGAAGCGTGTCGTCCCCGATCGCCTGTGCGCATCGCATCGCCTCCTCGATGTCCCCGGGCTCCAGGAACTTGTTCCGGTCGTCCTGCTTCCGCGCCCACAGACCCGCCAGAAAATCCGCCTGAAGCTCCAGCCGCACCGACAGCGCGTTCTGCTCGGACTTGCTCGCCCCGCGGGCCCTCGCCTCGTCCAGAGGGCGTGACAATCCCAGCTCATGCTGGACGTGGTGCCCCACCTCGTGAGCGATCACATAGGCCTGCGCGAAATCCCCCGGCGCGCCGAAACGCTCCTTCAGCTCCCGGTAAAACGACAGGTCGATGTACACCTTCTGGTCCGCCGGACAATAGAACGGCCCCATCCCAGCATCCGCCAGCCCACAGCCGGACTGCGTGCGCTGGGTGAAAATCTCCAGCCGCGGCTGGTCGTAATGCCGCCCCAGTTTCTGGAACTCGACGGTCCACACGTCCTCGGTGCTGCCCAGCACCTTCTTCACGAAGCCCACCATCTTCTCATCCCCCGGCGAGGCCGGAGCAGTGACCGCCGGCCCACCTTGCTCCGCCACCATGTTCAACAGCGCCCGTGGGTCCTTCCCCATCAGCAGCAG comes from Luteolibacter sp. LG18 and encodes:
- a CDS encoding exosortase/archaeosortase family protein, whose amino-acid sequence is MNASVSLPPAMITGSPSSRPLGGAARAWFAAWLITAALLPVIVWFIRRLDDGSDEPLGLIALALAFVLAWRDRRSLRATPASRTAGALLVLAGALATPWLPPLLRAATAVTGIAFFYGIHRNIGIAALLALSLPVIASLQFWAGYPMRVASASGVVEILHLCGVTAERAGTGIMIDARTINVDPACSGIRMLWHIVFAGAALAALHRLPTRRALALVIGAAVLAIPANTLRALLLVIESTGRLPHLGAFHQGTGLACTAAVLGLLWWFAARGRSAAPSTAPSAPIHSRHLAVLVLAAIAGPWLAVSSHRDIVPAPLSEAPATFSFEGLTLPLQPLPATPTEQAFASGFPGTLGSFTWSDRQVILRRVTTATRQLHPSRDCLRAAGYFTTDSIVETHADGGKWSRFSAIRSGRELIVRERILSETDGQTWTDVSPWFWSALFHPLNGPWRAETVIEER
- a CDS encoding MFS transporter; translation: MNTGLFRSTDGKSHAVTFCLVSSLFLLWGFCNGMIDVMDKHFQEELHLTLAQSAWVQFAHYLGYFLMAIPAGYLANKLGYKGGIIAGLLMVAVGGFWFIPATQIATFWAFLVGVCFIASGLTFLETIANPYSTVLGPKQFAATRINLAQSCNGVGWIFGPIVGSRFFYAQNAAGKSTGAETLWIPYVGVAVVVIILAVLFFFANVPDIKADDEFHMDDSAADPAPGKQEVIPNRPVAMGLLWLNIVVLAIAVGMICSAVATIWDPSKELPTFIGTSVILGLIGTAILFTKSKAITHHSVWSHPHFSSATLTQFFYVAAQCGVFAYFINYMTSQIPAMPIEWKNGMDNFASHMGPLQGWFTGWLEVHPNGNLGLSNLGAGNLASLGFFCFLLGRVVGAWLLKQNPAHKILGIFGTASAICSLLIFLKLGWLSAIALFLSYFFMSIMFPTIFSLGIHGLGSRAKKASSFIVMAIMGGAIMPKMMGHIADVKGMSIAFIVPLVCFLVVAGYGFFWSKLSGSDGVVGLESKGGH
- a CDS encoding SMP-30/gluconolactonase/LRE family protein, translated to MLNIEPVSTVRARWGEGAIWWKNALYYVDIEGHQVHRYDPASGEERSWNVGQRVGTVVPRDGGGLVIAGDHGLLFLDEETGELSPIADPEPDKPDNRFNDGKCSPDGRFFAGTISLVKKTGDAKLYRLDPDLTLHEAFGPVTNSNGIVWSADGKTVYYIDTPRREILAFDYDGGHLRNLRSVVSTEAIDASPDGMTIDSDDRLWVAFCHGGCVACYDPATGEEVRRVEIPALETTSCAFGGPGLADLYVTTGVHAKVQEEHGGRLFVVRGLGVKGVEANAFAG
- a CDS encoding N-acetylmuramoyl-L-alanine amidase, coding for MPRPSLSSFLKLGCLAAALLCGSLPPLAKGEMQGPWEVIKMNDRDYVTVDSIKTFYNFNKITRTGEAIRLENPKVIMDLKVGSQECVMNGVKFVFSYPIESSGGKAVVSRMDLAKLIDPVLRPNYIKNGGDFRTVVLDPGHGGKDNGATNPLGTEAGYTLMVANKTKAMLEAKGFKVVMTRSSDVYLSLQERVNVANAVKENAIYVSIHFNSGGRAARGIETFALSPQGVAHYGKGLKSSDFGMFNGNEHDSANIALATAAHGSVLRRLGANSFDRGIKRARWSVLSGVRHPAILVECGFVTHPYEARLIENDDYRTAVAAGLTDAVVKYRYAVSQKPAP
- the folP gene encoding dihydropteroate synthase, encoding MKWRIKGRELDLARRGVVMGILNVTPDSFSDGGRHAAVEEALEHARKLIAEGAEIIDVGGESSRPGSAEVPAAEEIARTVPVIRALRREWDGFISIDTWKASVATEALAAGADIVNDISGLTGDPAMAGVCRESGAGVVVMHMQGTPGTMQFAPRYDDVVAELRAYFAERLATLTAAGLDPATLCFDPGIGFGKGHEHNLELLRHLDRLAPEGFPLLLGISRKSFIGRILGSDRLDERDWPTVAITAHTREMGVMLHRVHDVRPNVEALRMVEAILRVPVSG
- a CDS encoding YhgN family NAAT transporter — encoded protein: MNLAATALTLFLVFDPFGNMVIFHTVLAKVPPERRRRVMIRELLFALLILMGFLFAGSTILSILGVRPATLSISGGILLFLIALGMVFPAKSMLQDATNEEPFIVPLAVPLIAGPSSIALLLLLSNKYPGALGQSALALGISWGAAAFILLISPLILKLLGNKGTAALERLMGLLLILIAVQMFLDGLAAYTAR
- a CDS encoding acylphosphatase — its product is MIAKRVIFEGRVQGVGFRYTTKDLARGFEVVGWVKNLPDGTVEMQAMGEKEELEDFLKEITEESAVSHHIQTVRTEAIPLLEGVRGFSIEK
- a CDS encoding neutral zinc metallopeptidase, producing the protein MKLDDLRESDNVDDNRGGGGGGRGGIALGGMGTVVVVVILLLMGKDPRALLNMVAEQGGPAVTAPASPGDEKMVGFVKKVLGSTEDVWTVEFQKLGRHYDQPRLEIFTQRTQSGCGLADAGMGPFYCPADQKVYIDLSFYRELKERFGAPGDFAQAYVIAHEVGHHVQHELGLSRPLDEARARGASKSEQNALSVRLELQADFLAGLWARKQDDRNKFLEPGDIEEAMRCAQAIGDDTLQKQAQGRVVPDSFTHGSSAQRVKWFMKGYQTGDIRQGDTFSARDL